The following are encoded together in the Astyanax mexicanus isolate ESR-SI-001 chromosome 8, AstMex3_surface, whole genome shotgun sequence genome:
- the vgf gene encoding neurosecretory protein VGF: protein MIRWQHVSSAPVVLLFILFSLTFEPTSTSPVPEDKETLRSRYGPPSADYTGAQIQSTQGGDGHQVAQDEEEDELFKDVDPKTLAAVLLGALNKPQGKITSEGNKNGEEGAEKAEEVRDNEGADRDRDGHQELELVMAAAAAQGREEREREEDEERKRIEEEEERLTEKVTSHTTSQTVPVREPEAVTKEVVNKEGQQESERGTDGETEEQLNPEELKNLETMLKEFQSYSTATKRERDSSTGQRESRGEYLDYLDRNGLMNNEIKPKAKSYDLAMSKKKLKWQQEQEKDKNRPVYKGGNFMDDFNENLEDQEVGIGEDEEDEELSPEEEEARAKAEQEEVRRQAAEAQRAKAEEEKLADIASDMVLQYMVKQDGKKYQNNNAAEDKRSEEDTDDDDDIDPQTIDKLIEISSKLHLPADDVVDIISDVEKKKKKDAPENLQWQRPLVPLSPPVAPSTILRTTPPSKPPKPNTNPFKAWFKDRASIKPSNQDYWMQEQWPFRTYPSYRFYQKPYSSYYPIYIPPPKSKPRYYAKPSYSFNDILGNSLDYDFDYPLKQRYRSWTQPRPRAPPAFRRNLYFPNYIVPQARTFQAVPMPKPRSPLRRRPAFYYPPPGSVVTRQGDYYSQLAQPQRDSDEELENFIKKVFLKSPQMFQ from the coding sequence ATGATCCGGTGGCAACACGTTTCAAGTGCCCCAGTTGTGCTTCTGTTTATTCTCTTCAGTCTTACATTTGAGCCCACAAGCACCAGCCCTGTGCCCGAAGACAAAGAGACACTACGCAGTCGATATGGACCACCTTCTGCTGATTACACAGGGGCGCAGATTCAGTCCACCCAAGGTGGAGATGGTCATCAAGTGGCACAGGATGAAGAGGAGGACGAACTTTTCAAAGACGTCGATCCCAAAACCCTAGCGGCGGTGCTCTTAGGAGCCCTCAACAAACCTCAGGGGAAGATAACGAGTGAGGGAAACAAGAACGGAGAAGAGGGAGCAGAAAAGGCAGAGGAGGTGAGGGACAATGAGGGGGCTGACAGAGACAGAGATGGACATCAGGAGCTGGAGCTGGTAATGGCAGCTGCTGCAGCGCAGGGCagagaagagcgagagagagaggaggatgaagagagaaagagaatagaggaagaagaagaaagactCACAGAAAAGGTGACAAGTCATACCACCAGTCAGACAGTGCCTGTAAGAGAACCTGAAGCTGTAACAAAGGAGGTAGTGAACAAGGAGGGGCAGCAAGAGTCTGAAAGAGGAACAGACGGAGAGACAGAAGAGCAGCTGAATCCAGAGGAGCTAAAGAATCTGGAGACCATGCTAAAGGAGTTTCAGAGCTACAGCACAGCCACAAAAAGAGAGCGCGACTCCTCAACTGGACAAAGGGAGAGCCGCGGAGAATACCTTGATTATCTGGACCGAAATGGCCTCATGAATAATGAGATCAAGCCCAAAGCCAAGAGCTATGACCTTGCCATGTCCAAGAAAAAGCTCAAGTGGCAACAAGAACAGGAAAAGGACAAGAATCGGCCAGTGTATAAGGGAGGAAACTTCATGGATGATTTTAATGAAAACCTTGAAGATCAAGAAGTGGGAATTGGTGAAGATGAAGAAGACGAGGAGTTGAGTCCTGAAGAAGAAGAGGCTAGGGCAAAAGCTGAACAGGAGGAGGTCCGTAGACAGGCAGCTGAAGCCCAGAGAGCTAAAGCAGAGGAAGAGAAACTTGCAGATATTGCCTCAGACATGGTCCTACAGTACATGGTCAAGCAAGATGGGAAGAAGTACCAGAACAATAATGCAGCTGAGGACAAACGCTCAGAGGAAGAtacagatgatgatgatgatatcgACCCACAAACTATTGACAAGCTGATTGAAATCTCTAGCAAGCTTCACCTCCCTGCAGATGATGTGGTTGATATTATCAGTGAcgttgagaagaagaagaaaaaagatgcCCCTGAAAATCTGCAATGGCAGCGACCTCTTGTACCTCTTTCACCCCCTGTTGCTCCATCCACGATCTTAAGAACAACACCCCCCTCAAAACCACctaaacccaacacaaacccatTTAAAGCTTGGTTTAAGGACAGGGCTTCTATTAAGCCCAGTAATCAAGACTACTGGATGCAGGAGCAGTGGCCCTTTCGGACCTACCCCTCCTACCGATTCTACCAAAAGCCTTACAGTAGCTATTACCCCATCTATATCCCACCTCCCAAATCTAAACCACGATACTATGCCAAGCCCTCCTACTCCTTTAATGACATCCTGGGGAATTCATTGGACTATGACTTTGATTACCCCCTCAAACAAAGGTACCGTTCCTGGACACAACCTCGCCCAAGAGCTCCTCCGGCATTCCGTCGGAACCTCTATTTCCCTAACTACATTGTCCCTCAGGCCCGGACTTTCCAAGCCGTACCCATGCCCAAACCCCGGTCACCTCTGCGTCGTCGGCCTGCCTTCTATTACCCGCCCCCAGGTTCTGTAGTCACCAGACAGGGTGACTACTACAGCCAGTTGGCGCAGCCACAGCGGGACAGTGATGAGGAGCTAGAAAACTTCATCAAGAAGGTTTTCCTGAAAAGCCCCCAAATGTTTCAGTGA